In one Lolium rigidum isolate FL_2022 chromosome 3, APGP_CSIRO_Lrig_0.1, whole genome shotgun sequence genomic region, the following are encoded:
- the LOC124694403 gene encoding WAT1-related protein At5g64700-like gives MGNGAKAYAAVVLIRLMYSGMHVLSKVALDQGMNPLVFMFYRLASATLVLIPAAFVLERRKAKLVTLKVAGKMFIHALYGVTACGDLFNLGLRYTSASSSSALYNVQPVVTFILAVMFGMESLKLKKFHGKVKIAGILLCIAGVTVLALYDGPMLESFNHHRLFQDGSSSSPGGGAQYSKKQWALGIFLMILYNVLAGLWTVLQGPLIEETSELMNTTVQISFASVQAFVVAVASERDFSKWKLGWDVSLVAIIYSGVIVTALSYYMQFWTIAKRGPVFLTMSMPLTMIFTIIISSFILGDAVSLGSIVAGVLLIGGLYNVLWGKNIEEKNGANKISSEEPNLELQDKEAQVATKAKRLSMLWYDHRMARKAR, from the exons ATGGGGAACGGCGCCAAGGCTTACGCTGCGGTTGTTCTCATCAGGCTCATGTACTCGGGCATGCATGTCCTGAGCAAGGTCGCCCTAGACCAAGGCATGAACCCCCTGGTGTTTATGTTCTATCGGCTAGCCAGTGCCACGCTTGTATTGATCCCCGCTGCTTTCGTGCTGGAGAG GCGAAAAGCTAAACTGGTGACGCTCAAAGTTGCAGGGAAGATGTTCATACATGCCTTGTATGG GGTGACAGCATGTGGCGACCTATTTAACCTTGGTCTCAGGTATACGTCcgcgtcatcatcatcggcactgtACAACGTTCAACCAGTGGTTACCTTCATCCTCGCTGTAATGTTTGG GATGGAGTCCCTGAAACTGAAGAAATTCCACGGTAAAGTGAAAATTGCTGGCATTCTTCTCTGCATCGCCGGTGTCACGGTTCTGGCCTTGTACGATGGGCCGATGTTGGAATCTTTCAACCATCACCGGCTATTTCAAGACGGCAGCAGCAGTTCCCCCGGAGGAGGTGCCCAATATTCCAAGAAACAATGGGCTTTAGGAATTTTCCTCATGATACTCTACAACGTTTTAGCAGGCTTATGGACAGTGCTTCAG GGGCCACTGATAGAGGAGACTTCCGAGCTGATGAACACCACGGTGCAGATCTCGTTTGCGTCGGTGCAGGCCTTCGTCGTGGCTGTTGCATCCGAGAGAGATTTCTCCAAGTGGAAGCTGGGCTGGGATGTCAGCCTCGTCGCGATAATCTACAGC GGCGTGATCGTCACCGCGCTTTCGTACTACATGCAATTTTGGACGATCGCGAAGAGGGGGCCGGTGTTCCTCACCATGTCTATGCCGCTCACGATGATCTTCACGATCATCATATCCTCCTTCATTCTCGGGGACGCGGTTAGCCTAGGGAG CATCGTTGCCGGGGTGCTGCTCATTGGAGGGCTGTACAATGTTCTCTGGGGAAAAAACATAGAGGAAAAAAATGGCGCGAACAAGATATCTTCTGAAGAACCTAACCTAGAGCTGCAAGACAAGGAGGCTCAGGTGGCAACGAAG GCAAAGCGCCTGAGCATGTTGTGGTACGATCATCGCATGGCGCGCAAAGCACGATAG